One genomic region from Prionailurus bengalensis isolate Pbe53 chromosome C1, Fcat_Pben_1.1_paternal_pri, whole genome shotgun sequence encodes:
- the ALPL gene encoding alkaline phosphatase, tissue-nonspecific isozyme, with the protein MISPFLVLAIGTCLTNSLVPEKEKDPKYWRDQAQQTLKNALRLQKLNTNVAKNVIMFLGDGMGVSTVTAARILKGQLHHNPGEETRLEMDKFPYVALSKTYNTNAQVPDSAGTATAYLCGVKANEGTVGVSAATQRTQCNTTQGNEVTSILRWAKDSGKSVGIVTTTRVNHATPSAAYAHSADRDWYSDNEMPPEALSQGCKDIAYQLMHNVRDIEVIMGGGRKYMFPKNRTDVEYEMDEKARGTRLDGLNLVDIWKSFKPRHKHSHYVWNRTELLTLDPYGVDYLLGLFEPGDMQYELNRNSTTDPSLSEMVEIAIKILSKNPKGFFLLVEGGRIDHGHHEGKAKQALHEAVEMDQAIGRAGAMTSVEDTLTIVTADHSHVFTFGGYTPRGNSIFGLAPMVSDTDKKPFTSILYGNGPGYKVVGGERENVSMVDYAHNNYQAQSAVPLRHETHGGEDVAVFAKGPMAHLLHGVHEQNYIPHVMAYAACIGANLDHCASASSAGGPSPGPLFLLLALPSLGILF; encoded by the exons ATGATTTCTCCATTCTTGGTGCTGGCCATTGGCACCTGCCTTACCAACTCCTTAGTGCCAG agaaagagaaagaccccAAGTACTGGAGGGACCAAGCTCAACAGACCCTGAAAAATGCCCTAAGGCTTCAGAAGCTCAACACCAACGTGGCTAAGAATGTCATCATGTTCCTGGGAGATG GGATGGGTGTTTCCACGGTGACGGCCGCCCGCATCCTCAAGGGTCAGCTCCACCACAATCCCGGGGAGGAGACCAGGCTGGAGATGGACAAGTTCCCTTATGTGGCCCTCTCCAAG ACATACAACACCAACGCTCAGGTCCCGGACAGTGCAGGCACCGCCACCGCCTACTTATGTGGGGTCAAGGCCAATGAGGGCACCGTGGGGGTGAGCGCAGCCACCCAGCGAACCCAGTGCAACACAACTCAGGGGAACGAAGTCACCTCCATCCTGCGCTGGGCCAAGGACTCTG GCAAATCTGTGGGCATTGTGACCACCACGAGAGTGAACCACGCCACCCCCAGTGCCGCCTACGCCCACTCTGCTGACCGCGACTGGTACTCAGACAACGAGATGCCCCCGGAGGCCCTGAGTCAGGGCTGCAAGGACATCGCCTACCAGCTCATGCACAACGTCAGGGACATCGAG GTGATCATGGGGGGTGGCCGGAAGTACATGTTCCCCAAGAATAGAACCGATGTGGAGTATGAGATGGACGAGAAGGCCAGGGGCACGAGGCTGGACGGCCTGAACCTCGTTGACATCTGGAAAAGCTTCAAACCGAGACACAAG CACTCCCACTATGTCTGGAACCGCACCGAACTCCTGACCCTTGACCCGTACGGCGTGGACTACCTCTTGG GTCTCTTTGAGCCGGGGGACATGCAGTACGAGCTGAATAGGAACAGCACGACTGACCCGTCACTCTCCGAGATGGTGGAGATTGCCATCAAGATCCTGAGCAAGAACCCCAAAGGCTTCTTCTTGCTGGTGGAAG GAGGCAGGATTGACCACGGGCATCATGAAGGCAAGGCCAAGCAGGCGCTGCATGAGGCAGTAGAAATGGACCAGGCGATTGGACGGGCAGGCGCCATGACGTCCGTGGAAGACACACTGACCATCGTCACTGCAGACCACTCCCATGTCTTCACTTTCGGCGGGTATACCCCCCGTGGCAACTCTATCTTTG GTCTGGCCCCCATGGTGAGTGACACAGATAAGAAGCCCTTCACCTCCATCCTGTATGGCAATGGGCCTGGCTACAAGGTAGTAGGTGGTGAGCGAGAGAACGTCTCCATGGTGGACTACG CTCACAACAACTACCAGGCGCAGTCTGCTGTGCCCCTGCGCCATGAGACCCACGGTGGGGAGGACGTGGCGGTCTTCGCCAAGGGTCCCATGGCGCACCTGCTACATGGCGTCCACGAGCAGAACTACATTCCCCACGTGATGGCTTACGCGGCCTGCATCGGTGCCAACCTTGACCACTGTGCCTCGGCCAGCTCGGCAGGTGGCCCTTCACCAGGTCCCCTGTTCCTCCTGCTGGCCCTGCCCTCCTTGGGCATCCTATTCTGA